The following is a genomic window from Salinibacterium sp. UTAS2018.
CCGCTGTCCGCGCCAGGAACGAGGTGATCTGCTACCCCTCCCTCCCAGCCGGCGGGGAAGTTGTCGGCGGGAATGATGCGATTGACGGCGGCGCGCAGCGTAGCGAGGCTGACGAGCTGACGCACAGTGCCATGAACGGTCATGAGAAGTGAGGTCCTTAGATCTGGCGGGTTTAGTGGTGATTTCAGACTTAGTCGTTCAGCCACTCATCCCGGCTTGGTGTGAGCGAACGCAGCTCTGCGAATACATCAGCCGGAATCGGTGTGTCGGCGAGCGCAAGTGTCGAAGCAGCCCGTCCCGGTGTAGACATGCCGACAACTGTGCAGTGGATGCGAAGGTCATCGAGAGAAAGCTGCAGCGCAGCCGCTGCTAGCGAAATCCCGTGTGCTGCGGCTACCTCACGCATCTTTTGCGAGGCTGCGATTGTCGCCGAGGACGCGTCTCTGTAGCTGTAGCGGGTGGTTCCGCGGGGCGCATCGGAGAGCATGCCGCCGCCGTAGGGCGCCGCATTGATGATTCCCATGCCGCGCGATGCAGCTGCATCAAGCAGCTCATCTGCAGTGCGGTCCAGGAGAGTGAAACGATTGTGTGTCTGGAGTACTTCGAACTCCCCTGTCTCCACATAGCGCTTCATCAAGGAGGCAGGACCTCCCGCCACTCCTATGTGTTGAGCAATGCCCTGATCGCGGAGAGAACGCAATGCCGCGACCGGTCCCCCGGGCGCCATGGCATCGTCGAAGTCCATCGTCTCAGGGTCGTGGAGGTGCAGTA
Proteins encoded in this region:
- a CDS encoding aldo/keto reductase, with translation MAAVTPWRGRELGATGIMVTAVGIGTSAIGDMPGAHGYSVDEERAAAALDDALSGSFNFVDTGANYGAGRSEQRLAASIARVSPAGLVIATKVDRDMTTGYFGGDQVLRSAEESLERLGVDSVPLLHLHDPETMDFDDAMAPGGPVAALRSLRDQGIAQHIGVAGGPASLMKRYVETGEFEVLQTHNRFTLLDRTADELLDAAASRGMGIINAAPYGGGMLSDAPRGTTRYSYRDASSATIAASQKMREVAAAHGISLAAAALQLSLDDLRIHCTVVGMSTPGRAASTLALADTPIPADVFAELRSLTPSRDEWLND